ATCTTGATAGGTTACTCGCGAATCTTGAACCCGATAAAAACAGCTACTCAATCAACGGCTATCACAAACACTGCCAAGGTCTCTATGACCTCGTCGTGAATCCAATCATCTTGGAATACGTTCAAGATCTGCTCGGACCGAATTTTGTCTGCTGGGGAACACACTATTTCTGCAAGATGCCCGGCGATGGAAAAACGGTCTCATGGCATCAAGATGCACATTACTGGCCCCTAACCCCCTCAAAAACTGTCACTGTATGGCTCGCCATCGACGATGCGGATATCGAAAATGCCTGTATGCAGTTTATCCCCGGATCCCATCGCCGCGGCGAGTTAAAACACCACGCCAGCGATCCCGCTGAGGACAATGTACTATACCGAACCGCCGAAGCCACAGAAATTCGCGCTGAACCCGTTCATGTTGAGTTGAAAGCTGGTGAAATCTCCCTGCATTCTGACCTGCTGCTGCACGGTTCACCGCGCAACGACTCCGATCGTCGCCGTTGTGGACTGACAATGCGCTACGCTTCGACGGATGTAATCGCGCACGAAGGCTGGAATAAGAGCAGCATCCTCTGTTGTGGCGTAGATGCCGACGGAAATTGGGCGAACCTGCCACGCCCCGCAAAGGAAGTTGTATGAAAGCCCTGCACCCTCCATTCGCTAGCAGCACCCTAGCCGGGGATAGCCCATTACAAGTTAGAGGAACGGCAGCCAGTTGTTGAGCGTCTTTTTCATACTCGTCGTGTATTTCCCTCCTTCGGTGGAGACCACGTAGTCTGTCTCGCTTCGTTTGAATCACCGTAGAATCCGATTCCCTCCCCCGATGATTTATCGAAGACTCCTAACCGATTGCGATGCACAGAGACTTCAACCTCAAATGATCTTTTCCCCGCCGAGTCGTCGATAAAGAGGTAGTTGGCATATTTATCAGCCCCTAAGCCGATGGCATGTTTGTCTGCTTTATCGTAGATACGGAGAAGGTTTTTATCTTCACCAGCCATTAAGCCCACACCGATGTTTCCCGATTTCTTGACCCATACACCATTCCCACTTTTTTGGGATTCTAAGGAAACACCTGATTTTCCATCTTTATCACGGATGGAGATACCTGCTCCATCTTCAAAAACTGTTAGGTAGATTTTTGCTTCATCTGCCTTATCAACTACCTTAATCCCTCGACAGGTGATTGTGTTAAAAACTCTATCGTGCTGAGCGACCAGTGGCGTTGTTAGGGTAGCTACCACGCCCATCCCGATAAGCATGATTACTGCACCTAAACCGATATAACCGAGCTTTTTTATAGTTCATAATTCCCTCCGCTCATGGTGTGTTAAGTGGTCGATGTGGTTCTGGTTAAGTTGTCGGAGGGCAGCTTCTATATCAGATAGCCGGGTATTGCTTTCGGCTTGCATATCAGATAGCCGGGTATTTGTTTCTGCCTGCATATCGGATAACCGCTTATCTATCCTATCCTCGATCCGTTCTAGGGCGTGCAAGAACGTCTCGCCTTGCTCTTTGAGTGCTTGCTTAAAATCGTCCCCTTGCTTTTCCAACCGTTCGGTGGTTTTGTTCAAACGTGCAAGGATAGCGATGGTTTGTCCGATAATGGTTGCAATGGCAAGCGCAGCGATAGTCAGATGTTTAGGGCTCCAGTCTGTAAATTGCATTGTGTCTGTTAGTGGCTCGGCATCCGTAAGCCTTACGGCTAATAGGCGTCCGAATCTCTAACAGTCCTCCTTTCCGTTAATTCTCCCGGTGTCGAGTTTTCAAGCGTGACGTAGGTTCTAAGCCTTTTCACGCTTCTTTATCCGCTTGCGTTCCCGCTCTTTTAGACGGGGCAGATTATCTCAACGCACTCACGGACAATCTCATTGATGGTCATTTCATATTGCTCAGCGAGTTGGGATAGCCGTCCGTGAATTCGTGGCTGAAACCCGACAGTGACTTGGATCTTCTCCCTTCCGTTCATAGCTGGATATTTGTCCTTTCTGCTACACAGGTGTTAACGATAATATTATACAACAGATTGCAATGTATCGCAATGCAAAAAGGGCTTGAAGGGTCGCCTATATTGTGCTACGATAGACTTCAATAATCGCAATTAGCGAACACTATCGCCCCTTGCCATGTCCCCGGCGGGCGATAGAAACGCAGGGGACTAGCGGCTATGAGTCGTAAGCAACTGTATAACCACTTAGAAAGGCAGAAAATGATTTTAGATAATCGAATGAAATTGCTTGCAATTCCCCAACTGAAAATTGGCGAGACGCAATTTTGTACTGGGCGGAACAGTATGAACAAACAGTAAGCCGTGCGGCATAGGAACGTGAAAAGAGTTATTAGCACTCAGACCAACCGTGCGCCGAGACAAGCACCTTACCAAAGTCCAGCTGGGAAACACTTGTGCATTGGAAATTACGTACGAAACTTGGATATATCCGACAAACCTGTGAAGATTATATCGTCAAAAAGACATCAGCAGCTTTTAGAACTACGGATATTCATCGGAGCATAGACCATCTGTCAGAATTGCACGGCATTGGGCTAAGCGTTGGTTCAGCAATCCTGCATCTTTTCCATGAAGCGGACTTCCCAATCTTTGATCAGCATGCGTTGCGTGTCGCCGGTGAAGAATCTGATGAACGTCTTTGGCAAAGCTATGTAGTTTATTGTCGGAACGTTGCCAAAGCCACCAATGTATCTATTAGGGCGAGCGTTGACCCAGCAGGAGATGTTACGATTAGAGAGGCTATCGGCTTGAGATAGCGAAATAGCCGACCCCACCGGCTTAGAACATGCTACATTTTTGAAGGATCTCCGAATCCCGACACCTCACTCAATGATCCTAGATCTGAGCAAAAAAACTTGACAAAAAAGCGGGAGTCTGTTACGATTTTTTCCCTTCCCAACATGATCCACCCCTACTATGAAAGGACATCAGAATGATTACCGAAAAAGTTCTAGGCGCCTATACCATCGTTGGTACGCTTTCGCCAACCGAACAAGCGGATTGGTATCGTAAAGCGGTGGAAGAGTGGAATATCAACACCTTTGAAGTTCCAATTTTAGCGGGCGTACCGGTAGTGCCAGAGGTCGTTGATGTACTCACCGAACTGTCCGCTTCAATAGTGGCAACCTTTGTAGCGCAGTGGGCAACCGCTGGGCAGAAGAACCCAGCGTACGGTCTCTCTTCACTGGACGAATCGGCTCGTCAAACAGCGCTAGTGGATGCCTGCTCATCCTTGCAGCAATGTATGA
This is a stretch of genomic DNA from Candidatus Poribacteria bacterium. It encodes these proteins:
- a CDS encoding phytanoyl-CoA dioxygenase family protein, with product MANDSTWPHLKRDLRFYPSKCKRPHRLSQEQIASYNQNGYMKGFRIFNDEETAANRQYLDRLLANLEPDKNSYSINGYHKHCQGLYDLVVNPIILEYVQDLLGPNFVCWGTHYFCKMPGDGKTVSWHQDAHYWPLTPSKTVTVWLAIDDADIENACMQFIPGSHRRGELKHHASDPAEDNVLYRTAEATEIRAEPVHVELKAGEISLHSDLLLHGSPRNDSDRRRCGLTMRYASTDVIAHEGWNKSSILCCGVDADGNWANLPRPAKEVV